In Streptomyces sp. NBC_00414, a single window of DNA contains:
- a CDS encoding maleylpyruvate isomerase N-terminal domain-containing protein, which translates to MTLLGHDRYCDEIVGQTALLRGRLAGADLTATVPTCPDWTLRQLAVHVGEAHRWSEHIVRTGAARNVPVEDVAGAVGPEDDDPASLDAWLAEGAELAAETFRDAGAGTPAWSWAWEHTAGFWARRMAHETVIHRADAAATVGTVGTAGVAFEVAQDLAADAIDEWLQIVRFAQERYPDDAARELRGAGRSIHLHATDSEPGLDAEWIVEFGDEGIDWRRGHEKATVALRGPLTEVLLAFYRRVPVDGGRLEVLGERELLDFWLERASFG; encoded by the coding sequence ATGACGCTACTCGGGCACGACCGTTACTGCGACGAAATCGTCGGGCAGACCGCGCTGCTGAGGGGCCGTCTCGCCGGCGCCGATCTCACCGCGACCGTGCCGACCTGTCCGGACTGGACGCTGCGGCAGCTCGCCGTGCATGTGGGTGAGGCGCATCGGTGGTCCGAGCACATCGTCCGGACGGGGGCGGCCAGGAACGTGCCTGTCGAGGACGTGGCGGGCGCCGTGGGGCCCGAGGACGACGATCCCGCCTCCCTGGACGCCTGGCTCGCGGAAGGCGCGGAGCTGGCCGCGGAGACCTTCCGTGACGCCGGAGCCGGTACGCCGGCCTGGTCCTGGGCCTGGGAGCACACGGCCGGGTTCTGGGCGCGGCGGATGGCGCACGAGACGGTGATCCACCGGGCCGACGCGGCCGCAACGGTCGGGACGGTCGGAACGGCCGGGGTGGCGTTCGAGGTTGCGCAGGATCTTGCGGCCGACGCGATCGACGAGTGGCTGCAGATCGTGCGGTTCGCGCAGGAGCGGTATCCCGATGATGCCGCGCGGGAGTTGCGTGGGGCGGGGCGCAGTATTCATCTCCATGCCACCGACAGTGAGCCGGGTCTGGACGCCGAGTGGATCGTCGAGTTCGGCGACGAGGGGATCGACTGGCGGCGGGGGCATGAGAAGGCGACGGTCGCGTTGCGGGGGCCGCTGACCGAGGTGTTGCTCGCCTTTTACCGGCGGGTTCCGGTGGACGGGGGGCGGTTGGAGGTTTTGGGGGAGCGGGAGTTGCTGGACTTCTGGCTGGAGCGGGCGTCGTTCGGGTGA
- a CDS encoding ABC transporter ATP-binding protein codes for MLKLDGATVRFGGRAVLDEVGLDVAEHEIVCVLGPSGSGKSTLLRAVAGLQDLDDGRVFLDGRDLGGVPAHKRGVGLMFQDHQLFPQRDVAGNVAFGLRMHGESKQRQAVRVGELLELVGLPGSQGRAVASLSGGEQQRVALARALAPRPRLLMLDEPLGQLDRSLRERLVVELRELFAELGTTVLAVTHDQGEAFALADRVVVMRDGRIAQSGTPLDVWQRPADEFVARFLGFENVTGATVSGEAADTPWGKVPVPQGTPQGEVTLLVRPAGVRLVPADEGLRCTVAARTFRGTHVAVQLQPGGAPRLEAACALRDAPETGEEVGVAFDTAEIVVLGGVPGS; via the coding sequence ATGCTCAAGCTCGATGGGGCGACCGTACGGTTCGGCGGGCGGGCCGTGCTCGACGAGGTCGGCCTCGATGTCGCCGAGCACGAGATCGTGTGCGTCCTCGGGCCCAGCGGCAGCGGCAAGTCGACGCTGCTGCGGGCCGTCGCCGGGCTCCAGGACCTGGACGACGGGCGGGTGTTCCTGGACGGCCGCGACCTCGGCGGCGTACCCGCGCACAAGCGGGGCGTCGGTCTGATGTTCCAGGACCATCAGCTGTTCCCGCAGCGGGACGTCGCCGGGAACGTGGCCTTCGGCCTGCGTATGCACGGTGAGTCGAAGCAGCGACAGGCGGTGCGGGTGGGGGAGTTGCTCGAACTCGTGGGGCTGCCCGGCTCGCAGGGGCGGGCCGTCGCCTCCCTCTCCGGCGGCGAGCAGCAGCGGGTCGCTCTCGCCCGCGCGCTGGCTCCGCGGCCCCGGCTGCTCATGCTCGACGAACCGCTCGGCCAGCTGGACCGCTCGCTGCGAGAACGGCTGGTGGTCGAACTGCGCGAACTCTTCGCAGAGTTGGGCACCACCGTGCTCGCGGTCACCCACGACCAGGGTGAGGCCTTCGCGCTCGCCGACCGGGTCGTCGTGATGCGGGACGGGCGGATCGCCCAGTCGGGTACGCCACTCGATGTCTGGCAGCGTCCGGCCGACGAGTTCGTGGCCCGCTTCCTCGGCTTCGAGAACGTGACCGGGGCGACCGTCTCCGGGGAGGCCGCGGACACCCCCTGGGGCAAGGTGCCGGTGCCCCAGGGCACCCCGCAGGGCGAGGTCACGCTGCTCGTCAGGCCCGCGGGCGTACGGCTCGTACCGGCCGACGAGGGGCTGCGCTGCACGGTGGCCGCGCGGACCTTCCGGGGCACCCATGTCGCCGTACAGCTGCAGCCCGGGGGCGCGCCGCGGCTTGAGGCGGCGTGTGCGCTGCGGGACGCGCCGGAGACCGGGGAAGAGGTCGGGGTGGCCTTCGACACAGCCGAAATCGTCGTACTCGGAGGGGTCCCCGGGTCCTAG